The uncultured Bacteroides sp. DNA segment GTAGCATAATGACAAGCCTCACGATAGGCTTCCAGTTGATCTTTATAAAGCCATTGATCAGAATATACCGTTCCCAAACCATTACGTACCATAAACTGGTATTTATATTCAGTACTATTGCACAGATAATCTTTAGCTTCAAGATAGAACTCTATAGCCTGTTCTGGGTTTCTAAGTTGCTGAGACACTTTCCCTGCATAAAGGCAAGCTTTTGCTGCACGAATAGAATCAGTTGTTTTAGTGAAATAGCGTACAGCAATATCCATAAGAGTATCTTCGCTTAAATCCATATTGCACTTATCCATCGCTTGCGTCATGAGCAGGGCATAAAAAGCATAATTTCGCTCCGACAAATGTTGATGAGGATTTTCAATTTGGCGCAATAACGTTAAAACGCTATCAGGATGCTCTTCAATAAGAGATTCTGCTTGGTCAAGTAAAGCGTCTTTATTTCCACAGGAAGCTTCAGATAAAAGCAGCACACACAAGCAAAAGGAGCTAAAGAGGTGTAAATAATATCGCATTCATTCTCATTTATGGTTCAAAAGAAGGTCATTATTGGCCTTTCCCCTATAAACTTTCTATATCTTAGTTGCACAACAACATTACTTAAATAGCCTATCGATTTCCTCTCCTTTGATAGTGTTTAATATAACAAAACCGTCGGGAGTATAATTAGGAGTTGAGCAGGCAAAAAGATTATCAACAAGATTCACCATTTCTTCATTGTTCAGAACTTGGCCATAAACAATGGCAGCAGCACGAGCCAAGGTCAATGCAAGTATATTCTGTACTTCTTCTTTCACATCATTGCCTTTTTCCATCGCCGTATGCAACATGCTTTTCACCAATTGAACCGGATCTAAACCCTCAATGCCTGAAGGAATGCCGTTAATGGCATAGCTACCTCCTCCCAAATTGCTCAAATCGAAGCCTACAGCCGATAAATCTTCTATAATATTTTCTAAAATAGCCGCTTCAGAGGCAGGTATTTGCAATATTTCCGGGAAAAGCACTCCTTGCGACACACCTTGTCTCTGAGCTATTTGAGAAATATATCGATCATATAGAACTCGTATATGCGCGCGGTGCTGGTCAATTATCATCAAGCCGGATTTCACTGAAGTAAGAATGAAACGCCCTTTGAACTGCATGTGTTGCGCACTTCTTTCTACAATCGATTCGTTTCCATAAAGAGACGATGGAAGAGCATTTGCGTTCAAAACCTTATTAGATATAGAAAAATCAGGTACAGCATCCTCCAAATCTGGTTGCATATTTACCTTGCTCGCCCTCTCAAGTCCTCCATATAACCCTTCCCAGTTCACGCTTGGTCGTGAATATGCTGTTCCTGAAGATTTAAAAGGATTAAAATCCATATTATAATGGACTTTTGGAGGTTCAATCAGGCTATTCTGCTCAAAAACAGGAATATCAGGCATCCCTTCCGTATCAAAGTCGATGGAAGGAACAGCATTAAATTTGCCGAGCGATTCCTTTACTGCAGCCGACAGAATTTGCCATATAGCCTGTTCATTCTCAAATTTAATTTCGGTCTTGGTTGGGTGAATGTTTACATCAATATTAGCCGGATCAACATCAAAATACAGGAAATACGAAACTTGTTCACCCACAGGAACCAGTTGTTCGTAAGCATCAGTTACGGCCTTATGAAAGTATGGATGTCTCATATAACGATCATTTACAAAAAAATACTGATGAGCCCCTTTCTTCCTTGCTGTTTCTGGCCTAGCAATAAAGCCTGATATCTTAACCATTGTAGTATCAACCTCAACCGTAAGTAATTGCTGATTTAACTTCTTACCGAAGACAGCAAGAATACGTTGTCGTAAAGGAGCTGCCTGAAGGTTAAACAGTTCAGCATCATTGCTATATAAAGAAAAAGCTACATCTGCATGCACCAATGCTATGCGTTCAAATTCAGTTAGAATATTACTGAGTTCGGTAGAATTCGCCTTTAAGAATTTTCGACGAGCTGGAATATTAAAAAATAAATTTTTAATTGAAAAATTACTTCCCTTAGGACAATATACAACCTCCTGACTCTCCACTTTAGACCCAGCTATCACTATTTTCACGCCTAAATCGTCAAATTCGCTGCGGGTCTTCAACTCTACTTGAGCTACTGCAGCAATAGAAGCTAAAGCTTCACCTCGAAAGCCCATTGTTCGCAAAGCAAACAAATCCGAGGCCTCACGTATTTTCGAGGTAGCATGCCGTTCAAATGAAAGGCGGGCATCCGTTTCAGACATGCCCTTGCCATCATCAATAACCTGAATCGACGTTTTACCTGCGTCAGTTACTAAAACATGAATATTCCGTGCGTCTGCATCAATAGCATTCTCGACCAATTCTTTAATTACCGATGCAGGACGCTGTATAACCTCTCCAGCTGCAATTTGGTTTGCTACCGAATCGGGTAAAAGATGAATAATATCGCTCATAAAACCTGAATTTCAATCCATACGCCTGCAGAATAAAAGAGGCAGAAAGATCTATTAAATAAACCAAGAACTTCTCTATTTACAAATAAATTATCAGAGTGCCCAGCTACCTGACTGAAGATAATGCCAAATATAAAGCAACAAAGCAATTACAATGAGTACAACTCCAACATGTAAAGGTTTTCGCCCACTCTCTTTACTCCGTTTAAGATGCGTGGTTCCTTCAAGAAACTTACCTCTAATATCTTCAGGAGAAAATTCCTTTTTAGGTAATAACCCTAGTTCTCGTTTAGCATCCTCTTCCATTTTGCTGAGTTTTTCCTTCCGTTCATCAGCATAAATATACTGATGATTGAAGCGACGAGGCTTCCTGACACCGAACATTCCCATACTTAATTTGATTTAGGTAAATCTCGCTTTGGCGAAGTTACTGGTTTTCTACTGGTTTTACGTAATGTCTCCCCTGTTTTTTTGCCTCGCCACTCAAAGATGTCTTGCTTATTTCGGGGCCTAATGTAATCAAACCAAACAAAAGTGGGCAACTTCATTTTATCAGGCGGAATTTGGTCCATCGGATAAAGAGTTCCGTTCGATCTCGGACTCATTACCATTTTATCCATTTTACGCTCTTTCAGATAAAGATTCAATAGGCTCGTTTCCGAAGTGTTCATTCCAATCATCGTACTATCCTCTTCTTGAGGATAAAAGATCACTAAAACATTACCGATTACATCTATTTTGCGCATCTCTCCCTTTTGGAAATAAGCCTTCATTTCTTTACCAGACACCTGGTTATAATGAAGAGAGTCTTTCATTTCGACTGTCAGGGCCTGATTTATGATATGGGCCCAATCAATAGTACTATCATTCATATACACCTTGATCTCTTCACCCAACAACTGCTGATTTTCATTCCACAAGATGGGGTCATGATACATTGTCAGACAAGAATCTTTCGACGAAAAAACAAGTGAATCACAGACGCCTTGCACATCGCTACGGTATATACGCGCTTTATGATAAGCCCTCATCTCGCGATACATCGAATCAGTATTCAGATAATATGTATTCAACCTCAATGTATCAGCATGCATAAAAAGACTATCTCCCTGTGAATAATCAATAGCAACAGCCTTCTTCGTAGCCCAGGCATTTGACTTCAGTTCATCATAAAAACAATAATCACCGGTCAACATATTTTTATTTATGGTATCGTTCATGATTACATTATCAAAAGCCTCGCCGTATCCAACTTTTCGATCGTAAAACAAACTATCACCAACTAATTTTTTACCTTCATTGGTCAATACAGAACGATCTAATAATTCAGCCTGATCCTTTACTGTATTATAGACTCCCCGTTCAGAATAAATATGATTCTTCTCATTAATAATGTTTGAAGGACCCAATATCTTTGCAATCTTTGTATCAGTGCTGTATTTAAGCGTATCCGAGGTTAGCGTAAAACGAGGATTAGCCAATTTTACTTCATGATTAAAAACAGCCAGTTTGGTAGCCGGGCTGTATTCTCCCCAGTCGGATGTAAGCACATTTTCTTCATCAGTAAGTGTGCCTCCTTCAAAGTAATAACCTAAGTTGTAAAGGCGGTCATAATTTAAGCTATCTGTCGTAAGCGTTGTCTTTCGATTAATCATCTTTACATTTTCACGAAGCATAGCCAGCTGTGCTACCCCATCATAAAAAAGATAATCACCATAAATAAACAAGGTGTCTCCCTGCTCCATGCGTACATTGCTAAAAGCTTCTACTGAATTTGTCTTCTCATAAATTAAGGCGCTATCGCAATACATATACATGCTATCATGGCGTAATTTTACAGATCCAACAAGTACTTGAACGTCAGGCCGTAACATTTTATCAGCCTGGGCCTCATCGGCATGTAAAAGATCGACTCTCGTTCTTTTCTTCTCTAGTTTCTTGTCTTTCTTTGCAGCAACAGCATTCCTATTTGCTTCTGCTTTATTTTTTTCCGAAACCTGCTTCTTTTTATTAACAGGCTTCACCTGTGCTATGAGGCATACGCCAAACAGGCATAGAAGACCCGTAAGGAGAAATCTATGCCTGATAGGAAAATGATATTTTTTATTTATTATCAGCATACAAAAATAAATGTATTATCAAGCAATTAATCTTTTATCCAACCCGGATACTTAAAAGAACAATTTTTCCAATTATCGTTAATCC contains these protein-coding regions:
- a CDS encoding OstA-like protein — translated: MLIINKKYHFPIRHRFLLTGLLCLFGVCLIAQVKPVNKKKQVSEKNKAEANRNAVAAKKDKKLEKKRTRVDLLHADEAQADKMLRPDVQVLVGSVKLRHDSMYMYCDSALIYEKTNSVEAFSNVRMEQGDTLFIYGDYLFYDGVAQLAMLRENVKMINRKTTLTTDSLNYDRLYNLGYYFEGGTLTDEENVLTSDWGEYSPATKLAVFNHEVKLANPRFTLTSDTLKYSTDTKIAKILGPSNIINEKNHIYSERGVYNTVKDQAELLDRSVLTNEGKKLVGDSLFYDRKVGYGEAFDNVIMNDTINKNMLTGDYCFYDELKSNAWATKKAVAIDYSQGDSLFMHADTLRLNTYYLNTDSMYREMRAYHKARIYRSDVQGVCDSLVFSSKDSCLTMYHDPILWNENQQLLGEEIKVYMNDSTIDWAHIINQALTVEMKDSLHYNQVSGKEMKAYFQKGEMRKIDVIGNVLVIFYPQEEDSTMIGMNTSETSLLNLYLKERKMDKMVMSPRSNGTLYPMDQIPPDKMKLPTFVWFDYIRPRNKQDIFEWRGKKTGETLRKTSRKPVTSPKRDLPKSN
- the mutL gene encoding DNA mismatch repair endonuclease MutL encodes the protein MSDIIHLLPDSVANQIAAGEVIQRPASVIKELVENAIDADARNIHVLVTDAGKTSIQVIDDGKGMSETDARLSFERHATSKIREASDLFALRTMGFRGEALASIAAVAQVELKTRSEFDDLGVKIVIAGSKVESQEVVYCPKGSNFSIKNLFFNIPARRKFLKANSTELSNILTEFERIALVHADVAFSLYSNDAELFNLQAAPLRQRILAVFGKKLNQQLLTVEVDTTMVKISGFIARPETARKKGAHQYFFVNDRYMRHPYFHKAVTDAYEQLVPVGEQVSYFLYFDVDPANIDVNIHPTKTEIKFENEQAIWQILSAAVKESLGKFNAVPSIDFDTEGMPDIPVFEQNSLIEPPKVHYNMDFNPFKSSGTAYSRPSVNWEGLYGGLERASKVNMQPDLEDAVPDFSISNKVLNANALPSSLYGNESIVERSAQHMQFKGRFILTSVKSGLMIIDQHRAHIRVLYDRYISQIAQRQGVSQGVLFPEILQIPASEAAILENIIEDLSAVGFDLSNLGGGSYAINGIPSGIEGLDPVQLVKSMLHTAMEKGNDVKEEVQNILALTLARAAAIVYGQVLNNEEMVNLVDNLFACSTPNYTPDGFVILNTIKGEEIDRLFK